A stretch of the Clostridiales bacterium genome encodes the following:
- a CDS encoding uroporphyrinogen-III synthase, with protein MSDSRPTRGASSAREGLPLAGRTVVVTRARHQVRELASALEERGAEVLEFPVIKTLDPEDWAPADEAIVNLTVYDWVVFTSANAVHRFFERLALYDRDARALAGIRVAAVGRATADHLRGRGIRADYVPGDFRAEGLIEGFFDRGVGKNSRVLIPRALEAREVLPETLRERGARVDVVPVYRTVTGEGNPATLERMADGGIDVVTFTSPSTFRGFLTLIEGTAARDVLTAAALASIGPVTSDAVRELGSEVDIEADPYTVAGLVDAICRYFSAGACAGTGGDTGMSDGGAER; from the coding sequence GTGAGTGACAGCCGACCCACACGCGGAGCGTCGTCGGCGCGCGAGGGCTTGCCGCTTGCCGGTCGAACGGTAGTCGTCACTCGCGCACGTCACCAGGTTCGTGAACTCGCATCAGCGCTCGAGGAACGTGGTGCCGAGGTCCTCGAGTTTCCGGTGATCAAGACGCTCGACCCTGAAGACTGGGCGCCTGCCGACGAGGCTATCGTCAACCTGACCGTCTACGACTGGGTGGTCTTCACCTCCGCAAACGCGGTCCACCGGTTCTTTGAGCGCCTTGCGCTCTACGATCGTGACGCCCGAGCGCTCGCCGGCATCCGGGTCGCGGCGGTGGGACGCGCGACCGCCGACCATCTGCGGGGTCGCGGCATACGTGCCGACTACGTTCCGGGCGACTTTCGCGCGGAAGGGCTGATCGAGGGATTCTTCGACCGTGGCGTGGGCAAGAACTCGCGTGTGCTCATCCCGCGCGCTCTTGAGGCACGTGAAGTGCTACCTGAGACACTGCGAGAGCGGGGTGCGCGCGTCGACGTCGTGCCGGTGTACCGCACCGTCACGGGCGAAGGGAACCCCGCCACCCTGGAGCGCATGGCCGACGGAGGGATCGACGTCGTGACGTTCACCTCGCCCTCGACATTCCGCGGTTTCCTGACGTTGATCGAGGGCACTGCGGCGCGTGATGTTCTTACGGCGGCGGCGCTCGCGTCAATCGGTCCTGTCACTTCGGATGCCGTACGTGAACTTGGCAGCGAGGTCGATATCGAGGCCGATCCTTACACGGTCGCCGGACTCGTCGATGCGATCTGCCGGTATTTCTCGGCAGGCGCGTGTGCGGGAACCGGCGGCGATACAGGCATGTCCGACGGTGGGGCGGAACGTTGA
- the hemB gene encoding porphobilinogen synthase, which translates to MEFPAYRPRRLRSREALRSMVRENTLEPSDLIYPLFIKPGTGLRDEVTSMPGVYQLTIDQLPAEIDELKGLGIPAVILFGLPETKDEAGSGAYAADGIVQRAIRAIKAHDPEYYVITDVCMCEYTSHGHCGALDEHGCVINDVTLEMLASTALSHAEAGADMVAPSDMMDGRVAAIRTALDTEGYANIPIMSYSAKYASAYYGPFRDAADSVPTFGDRRAYQMDPANSDEAIREVALDIGEGADIVMVKPALAYMDIIRRVKDEFGYPTAAYNVSGEYAMVKAAARNGWIDERRVVLETLLGFKRAGADMVLTYHAKDAARWLAET; encoded by the coding sequence ATGGAGTTTCCCGCATACCGCCCCCGCCGGCTACGCTCACGTGAGGCATTGCGCTCAATGGTGCGCGAGAACACGCTTGAGCCCAGCGACCTCATCTACCCGCTGTTCATCAAGCCTGGCACTGGGTTGCGTGACGAGGTCACTTCGATGCCAGGCGTCTACCAGCTCACCATCGACCAGCTCCCCGCGGAGATCGATGAGCTCAAAGGGCTCGGGATCCCGGCCGTCATCCTATTCGGCCTGCCGGAGACCAAAGACGAGGCGGGCAGCGGAGCGTACGCCGCAGATGGCATCGTTCAGCGGGCGATTCGCGCGATCAAGGCTCACGATCCCGAGTACTACGTGATCACCGACGTCTGCATGTGCGAGTACACCAGCCACGGGCACTGCGGCGCGCTCGACGAACATGGATGCGTGATCAACGACGTCACCCTCGAGATGCTGGCGAGCACGGCGCTCAGTCACGCCGAGGCAGGCGCTGACATGGTCGCCCCGAGCGACATGATGGACGGGCGGGTGGCCGCTATCCGTACCGCGCTCGACACCGAGGGCTATGCGAACATCCCCATCATGAGCTACTCGGCCAAGTACGCCTCGGCATATTACGGCCCGTTCCGTGACGCGGCGGATTCGGTTCCCACCTTTGGTGATCGTCGCGCCTACCAGATGGATCCCGCCAACTCCGACGAAGCGATTCGCGAAGTTGCGCTCGACATAGGCGAGGGTGCGGACATCGTGATGGTCAAGCCGGCGCTTGCCTACATGGACATCATTCGCCGAGTGAAAGATGAGTTTGGCTATCCGACCGCCGCCTACAACGTGAGTGGCGAGTACGCGATGGTGAAGGCCGCTGCGCGAAACGGCTGGATCGATGAGCGTCGCGTGGTGCTTGAGACACTGCTTGGCTTCAAGCGCGCCGGCGCGGATATGGTACTCACGTACCACGCGAAGGACGCGGCGAGGTGGCTTGCCGAGACCTAA
- a CDS encoding radical SAM protein, protein MADNVGNADARPDLDLEEGFGSAGEGTLTEQEIADAEAPCGGVGIGIPMGAGHPGGVPVDPVGGHPGSHPGGRQRHGGARSVGFRPGGGPQAIAYHERTGIKAPRIIAWEITRSCNLSCVHCRAAAEFGHYPGELSLEQIKSVIDNIVTISNPIIILTGGEPLMRPDIWEIVDYCHEMGAMPVIGTNATMITDEIAAKMAAHRIPRISVSIDFPTAEGHDTFRGQAGCFDQSVEGIRIAKRHGVGVQVNTTVTKLNADKIEEIHDLAESLDVDAFHIFMLVPTGRGSELLEQELPPDEYERVLTWAYHRQKTSPLHFKPTDSPHYYRIIRQLAKAEGKKVTREEYGLDAMTRGCLGGITFCFISHVGDIQPCGYFDMQLGNVKEKPFSEIWTESKVFNDLRDYSLLKGKCGACEYKAVCGGCRARALELTGDYLAAEPYCVYEPPGWTGECEQA, encoded by the coding sequence ATGGCCGACAATGTAGGGAACGCGGATGCTCGTCCAGACCTCGATCTCGAAGAGGGCTTCGGGTCTGCGGGCGAAGGCACGCTTACCGAGCAGGAGATCGCTGACGCCGAGGCGCCATGCGGCGGCGTGGGAATCGGCATTCCGATGGGGGCTGGTCATCCCGGCGGCGTGCCGGTCGATCCAGTTGGAGGCCATCCGGGTTCCCACCCTGGCGGACGCCAGCGTCACGGCGGCGCGCGGAGTGTTGGCTTCCGGCCCGGAGGCGGCCCGCAGGCGATCGCGTATCACGAACGGACGGGCATCAAGGCACCCCGAATCATCGCGTGGGAGATCACGCGCTCGTGCAACCTGAGCTGTGTTCACTGCCGAGCCGCCGCCGAGTTTGGCCACTACCCCGGTGAGCTTTCGCTCGAGCAGATCAAGAGCGTTATCGACAACATCGTCACGATCTCAAACCCGATCATCATCCTCACTGGCGGGGAACCGCTCATGAGGCCCGACATCTGGGAGATTGTCGACTACTGTCACGAGATGGGCGCCATGCCCGTCATCGGAACCAACGCCACCATGATCACCGACGAGATCGCGGCCAAGATGGCAGCACATCGCATCCCGCGCATCTCGGTCTCGATCGATTTTCCCACAGCCGAGGGGCACGACACGTTTCGCGGGCAGGCGGGGTGCTTCGACCAGTCGGTCGAGGGCATCAGGATCGCGAAACGTCACGGGGTGGGCGTTCAGGTCAACACGACGGTCACCAAGCTCAACGCCGACAAGATCGAAGAGATCCACGACCTCGCGGAGTCGCTCGATGTCGACGCGTTCCACATCTTCATGCTCGTTCCGACGGGTCGCGGGTCCGAGCTGCTCGAACAAGAGCTTCCTCCCGATGAGTACGAGCGCGTTCTCACGTGGGCGTATCATCGGCAAAAGACGAGTCCGCTACACTTCAAGCCCACCGACTCCCCACACTACTACCGCATCATCCGTCAGCTCGCGAAGGCCGAAGGCAAGAAGGTCACGCGCGAGGAGTATGGCCTCGACGCGATGACGCGCGGGTGCCTCGGCGGTATCACGTTTTGCTTCATCAGTCACGTGGGCGACATCCAGCCGTGCGGGTACTTCGATATGCAGCTGGGCAACGTGAAAGAGAAGCCGTTTTCCGAGATATGGACGGAAAGCAAGGTCTTCAACGACCTTCGTGACTACTCATTGCTCAAAGGCAAGTGTGGCGCGTGCGAGTACAAGGCGGTGTGCGGCGGGTGCCGTGCGCGAGCGCTCGAGCTCACGGGAGACTACCTTGCGGCTGAGCCGTACTGCGTATACGAACCGCCCGGCTGGACCGGGGAGTGCGAACAGGCGTAG
- a CDS encoding S8 family serine peptidase, producing MGAFERSATAASRGLLVLVLLVALTPAAGAYGADARAGSREPGTEAKGQHPREGRESEGVRADEYVEGEVLVRFRRGVSSAVRGRAHSVAGGARIRSLAAARDLELVRLPPGMSVSKAVVAYGTQLSVEYAQPNYRKRKAGTYPDDPRFSQLWGLRNTGQTGGAAGADIDAAGAWDITAGSSAVVVAVLDTGIDYNHPDLAGNMWVNPGEIAGNGLDDDRNGYVDDVHGVNTINATGDPFDDDPGGHGTHCAGTVGAVGGNGLGVTGVNWDVSLMAVKMLDSSGAGTTASAVEAFHYAAANGAAVISNSWGGGYPFDRAEYDAIAAIDALFVFAAGNAGTNNDGAAPFYPASYDLPNIISVGASDHNDARASFSNYGAASVDVFAPGVDILSTVPGSPVTLAPDIAQTLYATGFDTAAGWSFTGPGMFVNAPWALSTVAYTSAPSSIAHLGYRNSEAAFADSPPVDCSTAPAVFLNARVRYDIEHEWDWLSAWVWNGSAWHLVDMKSGSSGGVFQDWWIDITPWAAGRSGVVVSFYLSADESIDSTSGYEGVYVDDVRVVVPAETGGSLSERDHTNAYKTMSGTSMAAPHVAGIAALLLSVDPAADAVRLKDTILDSAEPRPSLAGLCVMGARADARSALAAVVGEGPPVTVVSGVPDGWSNQIATVTLAVPDAWPGVTTYRRWYRTDTLPTPFMGVTPPVQRVFFVSAEWRLDFYSQDAFGRTEAERGVTVRIDRTTPGTATSANGKTFEGRASILLVRNDQHSGIATTHWKLDGGPWQIAGPADPVVIEATGKGAHILQYYSTDNAGNVEPGRGATFTITTAFDEIAGDDRVGTAVAASLSAFPDGAETVVIATALNWPDALGGTALAGALGGPVLLVNTSSLPAATASEITRLGAKKAVIVGGTAAVGDEVAESLRAVLGPNGAVERVAGDDRYETADEVASRVIAAANASGGWDGTILVATGANFPDALSAAPLAAANAWPIVLAHPAHGLLPTTRSVMAGVDRAFVLGGTGAVSAVTESGLRDLLGAGGTVKRLGGGDRWDTAVKVAEWAVANESFTWDGVALTNGHNFPDALAGGVLQGERRSVMLLTAPATLSPPTAAAIGNYKAAIGRATFLGGTSAISDGVRATVRTLLE from the coding sequence ATGGGTGCGTTCGAGCGGTCGGCGACAGCGGCGTCTAGAGGGCTACTGGTTCTTGTTCTCCTCGTAGCGCTCACACCCGCCGCTGGCGCGTATGGTGCTGATGCGCGCGCTGGGTCGCGCGAGCCAGGCACCGAAGCGAAGGGACAGCATCCGCGGGAAGGACGAGAGTCCGAGGGTGTCAGAGCCGACGAGTATGTTGAGGGAGAAGTGCTCGTCCGCTTCAGGAGGGGGGTCAGCTCGGCGGTTCGTGGGCGGGCGCACTCCGTTGCGGGCGGCGCGCGGATCCGTTCGTTAGCGGCTGCGCGTGACTTGGAGCTCGTGAGGCTTCCGCCGGGCATGAGTGTGTCCAAGGCGGTTGTCGCGTACGGCACGCAACTTTCGGTAGAGTACGCCCAGCCAAACTACCGGAAGCGTAAGGCGGGAACGTACCCGGACGATCCGCGTTTCTCCCAGTTGTGGGGGTTGCGTAACACCGGGCAGACGGGGGGTGCTGCAGGCGCGGACATCGACGCTGCCGGTGCGTGGGATATCACGGCCGGGTCGAGCGCCGTTGTCGTCGCCGTCCTCGATACCGGGATCGACTACAACCATCCGGATTTGGCCGGGAACATGTGGGTGAATCCCGGGGAGATCGCCGGTAACGGTCTGGACGATGATCGTAATGGCTACGTCGACGACGTCCACGGCGTGAACACCATCAATGCTACGGGCGATCCTTTCGACGACGACCCCGGGGGCCACGGCACGCACTGCGCGGGAACGGTTGGGGCGGTTGGCGGGAACGGGCTCGGCGTGACGGGAGTGAATTGGGACGTCTCGCTCATGGCGGTGAAGATGCTCGATTCATCTGGCGCGGGTACGACGGCGTCAGCGGTAGAGGCGTTTCACTACGCGGCCGCGAACGGCGCGGCCGTCATCTCGAACTCGTGGGGAGGCGGCTACCCGTTCGACCGGGCCGAGTACGATGCGATAGCCGCCATCGACGCACTGTTTGTATTCGCGGCGGGCAACGCCGGCACGAATAACGATGGCGCGGCACCGTTCTACCCAGCGTCGTATGACCTGCCCAACATCATCTCGGTTGGCGCATCGGACCACAACGACGCGCGTGCAAGCTTCTCAAACTATGGAGCGGCGTCCGTCGATGTGTTCGCGCCTGGTGTCGATATCCTGAGCACGGTGCCAGGCTCGCCCGTCACGCTGGCGCCGGACATCGCTCAGACGCTGTATGCGACCGGGTTCGACACAGCGGCAGGTTGGAGCTTCACGGGACCAGGGATGTTTGTGAATGCGCCGTGGGCGCTCAGCACGGTGGCATACACTTCGGCGCCGTCGAGCATCGCCCACTTGGGATACCGGAATAGCGAGGCCGCATTCGCCGACTCTCCGCCCGTGGACTGCTCCACGGCGCCCGCGGTTTTCCTGAACGCTCGGGTGCGCTACGACATCGAGCATGAGTGGGATTGGCTCAGCGCGTGGGTGTGGAACGGCTCGGCGTGGCACCTGGTGGACATGAAGAGCGGCTCTTCGGGCGGAGTGTTTCAGGATTGGTGGATAGACATCACGCCGTGGGCGGCGGGCAGGAGCGGCGTTGTCGTGTCGTTCTATCTGTCTGCCGACGAGTCGATCGACTCCACCTCGGGCTACGAGGGAGTCTATGTCGATGACGTCAGGGTTGTGGTACCGGCCGAGACGGGCGGGTCTCTCTCGGAGCGCGATCACACTAATGCATACAAGACGATGAGCGGCACCTCGATGGCGGCGCCGCACGTCGCGGGGATCGCCGCGCTCCTGCTCTCAGTCGATCCGGCCGCGGACGCCGTCAGGCTTAAAGACACCATCCTTGACTCGGCTGAACCTCGCCCATCTCTTGCGGGCTTGTGCGTCATGGGAGCGCGGGCCGATGCGCGCTCGGCGCTGGCGGCTGTCGTTGGCGAAGGGCCGCCGGTCACGGTCGTGTCGGGCGTGCCTGATGGATGGAGCAACCAGATAGCGACGGTCACCCTTGCGGTTCCCGATGCCTGGCCTGGGGTCACCACGTACCGCCGCTGGTACCGCACGGACACGCTCCCGACCCCGTTCATGGGAGTCACGCCACCGGTTCAGCGCGTGTTCTTTGTGAGTGCGGAGTGGAGGCTCGACTTCTACTCGCAAGACGCGTTTGGCCGCACGGAAGCTGAGCGCGGTGTCACGGTGCGTATCGACCGGACGACGCCGGGCACGGCGACATCGGCCAACGGGAAGACCTTCGAGGGACGGGCGAGTATCTTGCTGGTTCGAAACGACCAGCATTCAGGTATCGCCACGACGCACTGGAAGCTCGACGGGGGCCCATGGCAGATAGCCGGCCCCGCCGATCCGGTCGTCATCGAGGCGACTGGGAAGGGCGCACATATCCTCCAGTACTACTCGACGGATAACGCTGGCAACGTCGAGCCTGGGAGAGGCGCCACTTTCACGATCACCACGGCTTTCGATGAGATCGCCGGCGACGACAGGGTGGGCACCGCGGTCGCCGCTTCGTTGTCAGCGTTCCCAGATGGCGCCGAAACGGTTGTGATAGCGACTGCGCTAAACTGGCCCGACGCCCTCGGCGGGACCGCGCTCGCTGGCGCTCTCGGGGGACCGGTCTTGCTCGTGAACACGTCGTCGCTTCCGGCGGCGACCGCATCCGAGATCACCCGGCTAGGCGCGAAGAAGGCGGTGATCGTGGGAGGTACCGCGGCCGTGGGCGATGAGGTGGCCGAATCGCTGCGCGCCGTGCTCGGTCCAAACGGCGCCGTTGAGCGAGTGGCGGGCGACGATCGCTACGAGACCGCTGACGAGGTCGCGTCGCGTGTCATTGCCGCTGCGAACGCCTCTGGAGGCTGGGACGGTACGATCCTCGTCGCGACCGGCGCCAACTTTCCCGACGCGCTTTCGGCGGCACCTCTCGCGGCCGCTAACGCGTGGCCGATCGTGCTCGCGCATCCCGCGCACGGCCTGCTGCCCACGACCCGAAGTGTGATGGCAGGCGTCGATCGTGCGTTCGTGCTCGGAGGGACAGGAGCCGTAAGCGCCGTCACCGAGTCGGGTTTGCGTGACCTGCTCGGAGCCGGGGGGACCGTTAAGCGCCTCGGTGGCGGGGACCGGTGGGACACAGCCGTGAAGGTGGCCGAGTGGGCCGTCGCCAACGAGTCGTTCACGTGGGACGGTGTCGCGCTCACCAACGGCCACAACTTCCCCGACGCGCTTGCTGGCGGTGTTTTGCAGGGTGAGCGTCGCAGCGTGATGTTGCTGACCGCGCCCGCCACGTTGAGTCCCCCTACAGCCGCCGCCATCGGAAACTACAAGGCCGCGATAGGGCGAGCGACGTTCCTGGGCGGGACGAGCGCTATCTCTGACGGGGTGCGCGCCACTGTGCGCACGTTGTTGGAGTAG
- the hemL gene encoding glutamate-1-semialdehyde 2,1-aminomutase — protein sequence MRDITNSHHMFAAACALIPGGVNSPVRAYKSVGIEPRFVAKAKGSRIWDIEGREYVDFVASWGPMILGHAPETVLDAVRNQLELGTSYGAPTCAEVALAEKIAAVVPSIEEVRMVSSGTEATMSAIRLARGYTGREKFIKFDGNYHGHSDSLLVAAGSGLLTLSIPGTPGVTEGAAKDTVVVPYNDLDAVREALEANSGEVAAIIVEPIAGNMGVVPPRAGFLEGLRALCDAHGTVLIFDEVITGFRVALGGAQELYGVTPDLTTLGKIIGGGFPVGAFGGRREIMEHLAPVGPVYQAGTLSGNPVAMVAGLATIEALSAPGVYEELDRKGKRIADGLCRASGSAAIHTSCNRVGSMACMFFTHLEVSNWATASTSDTERYAAYFRGMLDRGFWLAPSQFEATFASLAHTDEELDAFVAAATEVLAEI from the coding sequence ATGCGTGACATCACCAACTCCCATCACATGTTCGCGGCGGCCTGCGCGTTGATCCCCGGTGGCGTCAACTCGCCGGTGCGCGCGTACAAGAGCGTGGGCATCGAGCCGCGCTTCGTCGCCAAGGCGAAGGGATCGCGTATCTGGGACATCGAGGGCCGCGAGTACGTTGATTTCGTGGCGTCGTGGGGACCGATGATCCTCGGACACGCGCCCGAGACGGTCCTTGACGCGGTCCGCAACCAGTTGGAGCTTGGCACGAGCTATGGGGCGCCCACCTGTGCCGAGGTTGCCCTGGCCGAGAAGATCGCCGCCGTCGTGCCCAGTATCGAGGAGGTCCGCATGGTCTCCTCGGGCACCGAGGCGACCATGAGCGCGATTCGTCTCGCCCGCGGTTATACCGGGCGAGAGAAGTTCATCAAGTTCGACGGCAACTATCACGGTCACTCAGACTCACTGCTCGTGGCCGCAGGCTCTGGACTGCTCACACTCTCCATCCCCGGCACGCCGGGTGTGACTGAGGGCGCGGCGAAAGACACGGTGGTGGTGCCCTACAACGACCTTGATGCGGTACGTGAGGCGCTGGAAGCCAACTCCGGCGAGGTCGCGGCGATCATCGTCGAGCCGATCGCTGGCAACATGGGCGTCGTGCCGCCGCGTGCCGGCTTCCTCGAAGGGCTGCGTGCGCTCTGCGACGCGCACGGCACGGTACTCATTTTCGACGAGGTGATCACCGGCTTTCGGGTGGCGCTTGGGGGTGCGCAGGAGCTCTACGGCGTGACGCCCGATCTCACCACCCTCGGCAAGATCATCGGCGGCGGGTTCCCGGTGGGCGCCTTTGGCGGCAGGCGCGAGATCATGGAGCACCTCGCTCCAGTCGGCCCGGTATACCAGGCGGGCACGCTTTCCGGCAACCCGGTGGCGATGGTCGCCGGACTCGCCACCATCGAGGCGCTCTCCGCTCCGGGCGTCTACGAGGAGCTCGACCGCAAGGGTAAGCGTATCGCCGATGGACTCTGCCGAGCGTCGGGCAGCGCGGCGATCCACACCTCGTGCAACCGCGTGGGGTCGATGGCGTGCATGTTCTTCACGCACCTCGAAGTCTCCAACTGGGCAACGGCGTCTACGAGCGACACTGAGCGCTACGCCGCGTACTTCCGGGGCATGCTCGACCGCGGCTTCTGGCTCGCGCCGAGTCAGTTCGAGGCGACATTCGCCTCGCTCGCGCATACCGATGAAGAGCTCGACGCATTCGTCGCGGCCGCAACCGAAGTGCTTGCCGAGATCTAG
- the galU gene encoding UTP--glucose-1-phosphate uridylyltransferase GalU: protein MKAIIPAAGLGTRFLPVTKSQPKEMLPVVDKPVIQYVVEEAVAAGAGEILLVTGRGKRAIEDHFDRSIELEELLESSGDTTKLRQVRLISDLAEVFYVRQKKPKGLGHAVGCGAPFTADEPFFVMLGDVIVPDNSCLPQLSKVHARYGGSVIAVEEVAPELVSRYGVIAGTEVEPGVYKLTDLVEKPPANEAPSNLAIFGRYLLTPRLMELLPGTKPGRGGEIQLTDAIRELLREQEVFAVKMESRGYDTGNVLSWLEANVALALEREELADLLRERVSEICKCG, encoded by the coding sequence ATGAAGGCCATCATCCCGGCGGCGGGTCTTGGGACGCGCTTCCTGCCGGTGACCAAGTCGCAACCCAAAGAGATGCTTCCGGTAGTCGACAAGCCGGTCATCCAGTACGTGGTCGAAGAGGCGGTCGCCGCCGGGGCCGGCGAGATCCTTCTCGTCACCGGCCGGGGCAAGCGCGCCATCGAAGATCACTTCGACCGGTCCATCGAGCTTGAGGAGTTGTTGGAGTCGAGTGGGGATACCACGAAACTCCGTCAGGTACGGCTGATCTCCGATCTCGCTGAGGTCTTCTACGTGCGCCAGAAGAAGCCAAAGGGTCTTGGACACGCCGTTGGCTGCGGCGCTCCGTTCACGGCGGACGAACCGTTCTTTGTCATGCTCGGCGACGTGATTGTGCCTGACAACAGCTGTCTGCCGCAGTTGAGCAAGGTCCACGCGCGCTACGGGGGCTCGGTCATCGCGGTCGAGGAGGTCGCGCCGGAGCTTGTCTCGCGCTATGGCGTCATCGCGGGAACCGAGGTGGAGCCCGGCGTCTACAAGCTCACCGACCTTGTCGAGAAGCCGCCCGCCAACGAGGCGCCGAGCAACCTTGCGATCTTTGGCCGATACCTGCTCACGCCACGCTTGATGGAGCTACTGCCGGGAACCAAGCCGGGGCGGGGCGGCGAGATCCAGCTTACCGACGCGATCAGGGAACTCTTACGCGAACAGGAAGTGTTCGCGGTCAAGATGGAGTCGCGCGGGTACGACACTGGCAACGTGCTCTCGTGGCTCGAGGCCAATGTGGCGCTTGCGTTGGAGCGCGAGGAACTCGCCGATCTTCTGCGCGAGCGAGTGAGTGAAATCTGTAAGTGCGGGTAG
- a CDS encoding decaprenyl-phosphate phosphoribosyltransferase, protein MRVGGEIDLVGAIVQTMRPRQWTKNLIVFAPLIFSGHIQDVGAILASVVAFGVFCLASGAAYLLNDVRDAHADSLHDVKRTRPVASGELPATVAVASAIVIAVLAVAVAFALARPVGVMTLGYLALQNAYTFGLKHQVILDVMSISAGFIIRAAAGAAAVSVAASPWLYMCAALLALFLGFGKRRHELLMAEDTVGSHRAVLDDYSPHLLDVLVATATSATIIAYSLYTFFSPTAAEHDYLMLTIPFVVYGVLRYVFLMYKHNLGGSPEEILLTDVPLIITILAWLATASVVIYLT, encoded by the coding sequence GTGCGGGTAGGAGGTGAGATCGATCTGGTAGGGGCTATTGTCCAAACGATGCGTCCCCGTCAATGGACCAAGAACCTCATCGTGTTCGCGCCCCTGATCTTTTCGGGGCACATCCAGGATGTCGGCGCGATTCTCGCGAGCGTGGTCGCGTTTGGCGTTTTCTGTCTGGCATCCGGCGCTGCCTATCTCCTCAACGACGTGCGTGACGCGCACGCGGACAGCCTTCACGATGTCAAGCGTACCCGCCCTGTGGCGTCCGGAGAGCTTCCGGCCACCGTGGCGGTCGCCTCGGCGATAGTGATCGCGGTGCTTGCCGTCGCGGTCGCGTTCGCGCTGGCGCGGCCGGTTGGCGTGATGACGCTCGGATACCTGGCCCTGCAAAACGCCTACACGTTCGGCCTCAAGCACCAGGTCATCCTCGACGTGATGTCCATCTCGGCCGGATTCATCATCCGTGCCGCAGCTGGTGCGGCGGCGGTAAGCGTCGCCGCTTCTCCCTGGCTCTACATGTGCGCGGCACTTCTCGCGCTGTTTCTCGGCTTTGGCAAGCGTCGTCACGAGCTGCTCATGGCCGAGGACACCGTGGGCAGTCACCGCGCCGTACTCGACGACTACTCGCCGCACCTTCTCGATGTGCTTGTCGCGACGGCGACCTCGGCAACGATCATCGCGTACTCCCTCTACACGTTCTTCTCGCCTACCGCCGCCGAGCACGACTACCTCATGCTCACGATTCCGTTCGTGGTGTATGGGGTGCTTCGCTACGTGTTCCTCATGTACAAGCACAATCTCGGAGGCAGTCCGGAAGAGATACTGCTTACCGATGTCCCGCTCATCATCACCATCCTGGCGTGGCTCGCCACGGCGTCAGTCGTCATCTACCTGACCTGA
- a CDS encoding NAD-dependent epimerase/dehydratase family protein has protein sequence MRYLITGGSGFLGINLIRYLLERDHTIRSLDLIEFNYDDCADRVDAISGDIRDPDVVRRAMRGVDIVVHAAAALPLYSPQDIFSTDVDGTKILLEAAHSEGVDRFVMISSTAVYGIPDHHPLLENDPLVGVGPYGEAKIAAEEVCLEFRERGMCVPIIRPKSFIGPERLGVFALLYDWAHTGHGFPMIGNGNNRYQLLDVEDLCSAIYLCCTLDRDVVNDTFNIGAEEFATMREDYQAVLDHAGHGKKIRGFPAAPMIWTLRLLEALNLSPLYKWVYETASKDSFVSIDKAKHVLGWQPRYSNKDALVRNYEWYVAHLNEFKGASGVSHRVPWKQGVLGLAKRFF, from the coding sequence ATGCGCTACCTTATCACCGGAGGCTCAGGCTTCCTCGGCATCAATCTGATTCGCTACCTGCTCGAACGCGATCACACCATCCGATCGCTTGACCTTATCGAGTTCAACTACGATGACTGCGCCGACCGCGTTGATGCGATTTCCGGCGATATCCGTGATCCGGATGTCGTGCGGCGGGCGATGCGCGGCGTCGACATAGTCGTCCACGCCGCAGCCGCCCTTCCCCTCTACTCGCCTCAAGACATCTTCTCAACCGACGTCGACGGCACCAAAATCCTGCTCGAAGCGGCGCATTCGGAAGGCGTCGACCGCTTTGTGATGATCTCCTCGACCGCCGTCTACGGCATCCCCGACCACCACCCGCTGCTCGAAAACGACCCGCTCGTGGGCGTGGGCCCCTACGGGGAAGCCAAGATCGCCGCGGAGGAGGTCTGCCTAGAGTTCCGCGAGCGCGGCATGTGCGTGCCGATCATCCGTCCCAAGAGCTTCATCGGCCCGGAGCGCCTCGGCGTGTTCGCACTCCTCTACGACTGGGCCCATACCGGCCACGGCTTCCCTATGATCGGCAACGGCAACAACCGCTACCAACTTCTCGACGTCGAGGATCTGTGCAGCGCCATCTACCTGTGCTGCACTCTCGACCGCGATGTTGTCAACGACACCTTCAACATCGGGGCCGAGGAGTTCGCCACGATGCGCGAAGACTACCAGGCCGTCCTCGACCACGCCGGGCACGGCAAGAAGATCCGCGGCTTTCCTGCCGCGCCGATGATCTGGACCCTGCGTCTGCTCGAGGCGCTCAACCTCTCGCCACTCTACAAGTGGGTCTACGAAACCGCCTCGAAAGACTCGTTCGTCTCGATCGACAAGGCCAAGCATGTACTCGGCTGGCAGCCACGCTACTCGAACAAGGACGCGCTCGTGCGCAACTACGAGTGGTACGTCGCGCACCTCAACGAGTTTAAGGGCGCAAGCGGAGTCTCGCACCGGGTGCCGTGGAAGCAAGGTGTCCTCGGCCTGGCGAAGCGGTTCTTCTAG